From Drosophila suzukii chromosome 2R, CBGP_Dsuzu_IsoJpt1.0, whole genome shotgun sequence, a single genomic window includes:
- the LOC108009954 gene encoding uncharacterized protein, translated as MAITRRLPWPKLLYSFIWLWVALDLSCAAGVPNDQFVFPSESKENPPIRLASRLREIDRQMEEVIRATNVTLVIPKEGRKGSSRTATFENTTQEPGSTPTEKEKKLNLPSPQENKTRHTPSESKMVTFVREPESNISAPWDQTQAPIVSDPNSVIIGPRIVLETTKICPKGTVLTVNDHCRKIA; from the coding sequence ATGGCAATTACACGGCGGCTTCCCTGGCCGAAGCTACTTTATTCATTCATCTGGCTGTGGGTGGCTTTGGATCTAAGTTGTGCAGCTGGAGTGCCCAACGATCAGTTTGTGTTTCCCTCGGAATCGAAGGAAAATCCGCCCATCCGACTGGCGTCCAGACTGAGGGAAATTGACCGGCAAATGGAGGAGGTCATCAGAGCCACAAATGTTACCCTCGTGATCCCCAAGGAAGGCAGAAAGGGGTCCTCCAGAACTGCAACTTTCGAAAACACCACACAGGAACCAGGAAGTACACCCactgaaaaagaaaagaagcTTAACTTACCATCCCCTCAGGAAAATAAAACCCGCCATACCCCCAGCGAATCCAAGATGGTCACATTCGTCAGAGAACCAGAATCCAATATATCTGCACCTTGGGATCAAACTCAAGCCCCCATTGTTTCCGATCCAAATAGTGTGATTATTGGACCGAGGATTGTCCTGGAAACCACGAAAATTTGTCCGAAAGGTACAGTCCTGACCGTTAATGACCACTGCCGCAAGATTGCCTAG
- the Gbp1 gene encoding uncharacterized protein Gbp1, with protein MWIRINPLVLFLLPVIFPLIEGRSRPCSDDRIVFPKDDDEDSHLSKFTYPWTNSTTTTTEEALTTVTTLLETTNTTEAISNRSGEELVNGTTTEKPTIDNRILLETSPKCRPGFELHAKRCRKPA; from the coding sequence ATGTGGATTCGTATTAACCCATTGGTGCTGTTCCTCCTGCCGGTAATTTTCCCCCTTATCGAGGGAAGATCAAGGCCCTGCAGCGATGATCGCATTGTGTTTCCCAAGGACGACGATGAAGACTCCCACCTATCGAAATTCACTTACCCCTGGACTAACTCAACGACAACGACCACAGAGGAAGCCTTGACCACAGTAACCACCCTTTTGGAAACCACAAATACCACAGAAGCGATCTCTAATAGATCGGGGGAGGAGCTGGTTAATGGAACCACCACTGAGAAACCCACTATAGACAATCGGATATTGCTGGAGACATCTCCAAAATGTCGACCGGGCTTCGAGCTGCATGCAAAACGCTGTCGAAAGCCGGCTTAG
- the Gbp2 gene encoding uncharacterized protein Gbp2 codes for MFSQLLSLSLALSLIFIASGQWNEFQNPYYVENGGLGNPHHHRHHGHGHHGHGPGYSGPPPFAYGRFPPPPSYYPDNQPSGGVPPYYPSGGPVRGYQPGGHFGGQPGRDFNRGQLGFQQPGGDNPRGQGQPGFQQPGEEPARWQPAGKPPGFQQRGSEEERPTYPGGFQQPGGGNTLQPRPGQNTGGFQQPSVGGNTLQPRPEPSTGGFQQPGQNAGGFLQPGQSTGGFQQPGQSTGGFQQPSGRENTLQPRPGQHDGGFQQPSVNNPIQPRPGSQEEDYPGFNFQSPKTLQPRPNQGQEIGSPGVGKTIQPIPGQQQHSVIQPIPGQDSSPDTVGNNIKDLFSTQDFLSPELSQAPGANRDPKSEAEEVSPEAVNQRSLFDLDPKCSGGTKLMAGRCRKEA; via the exons ATGTTTTCCCAGCTCTTATCTTTGAGTTTGGCCCTGTCATTGATCTTTATTGCCAGTGGACAATGGAATGAATTCCAGAATCCTTACTATGTGGAAAACGGTGGACTAGGCAACCC GCACCATCATCGCCATCATGGTCATGGTCACCACGGTCATGGTCCAGGATATTCAGGTCCACCTCCCTTCGCCTACGGTCGCTTCCCACCGCCTCCTTCGTACTATCCAGATAATCAGCCGTCTGGTGGGGTTCCACCTTATTACCCATCTGGTGGTCCAGTTCGAGGATACCAGCCTGGCGGTCATTTCGGAGGTCAACCTGGAAGAGATTTTAACAGGGGCCAACTGGGCTTCCAGCAACCCGGTGGAGATAATCCCAGAGGTCAGGGTCAACCAGGCTTCCAGCAGCCAGGAGAGGAACCTGCCAGATGGCAGCCCGCGGGAAAGCCGCCAGGCTTTCAACAACGAGGCAGCGAAGAGGAGAGGCCAACCTATCCTGGTGGATTCCAAcaaccaggcggaggaaacactCTACAGCCTAGACCAGGACAGAACACTGGAGGATTCCAACAACCAAGTGTCGGAGGCAACACCTTACAGCCCAGACCTGAGCCAAGTACAGGAGGATTCCAACAACCAGGACAAAACGCTGGAGGTTTCCTACAGCCAGGACAAAGCACTGGTGGATTCCAACAACCAGGACAAAGCACTGGAGGATTCCAACAGCCAAGTGGCAGGGAAAATACTCTACAGCCCAGACCTGGGCAGCACGACGGTGGATTCCAACAGCCAAGCGTTAATAATCCCATCCAACCACGACCTGGTAGCCAAGAGGAGGACTACCCTGGGTTCAATTTTCAGTCACCCAAAACTTTGCAGCCACGACCTAATCAGGGTCAAGAGATCGGAAGCCCTGGCGTCGGAAAGACCATCCAACCGATTCCTGGACAGCAGCAGCACTCTGTGATTCAGCCCATTCCTGGCCAAGATTCATCTCCTGACACTGTGGGCAACAACATCAAGGACCTCTTCAGCACCCAAGACTTTCTGTCGCCCGAATTGAGCCAAGCTCCGGGAGCCAACAGAGATCCGAAGTCGGAAGCTGAGGAAGTGAGTCCGGAAGCGGTGAATCAGCGAAGTCTATTCGACCTGGATCCCAAGTGCTCGGGGGGAACCAAACTCATGGCAGGACGTTGCCGAAAGGAAGCCTAG
- the LOC108008766 gene encoding uncharacterized protein, giving the protein MYFLPRFLLIAGLLMLSWQWTVAMPNVPKNQPGGASISQPDLPLVDNSAILVQSIFNIDPSLCPKGYVRVGPHNTCRKEV; this is encoded by the coding sequence ATGTATTTCCTACCAAGATTTCTACTGATCGCCGGCCTGCTGATGCTGAGCTGGCAGTGGACGGTGGCCATGCCCAACGTCCCGAAAAATCAACCCGGCGGAGCGTCTATCTCCCAACCAGATCTACCGCTCGTGGACAACTCGGCCATATTGGTGCAGAGCATCTTTAACATCGATCCATCTCTGTGCCCCAAGGGCTATGTTCGTGTGGGTCCTCACAACACGTGTCGCAAGGAGGTCTAG
- the LOC108008701 gene encoding uncharacterized protein, giving the protein MDTPRNGVQGSAFKYGPAVRIGIAVLVLHTVGWLGWKALNQGAESKEAAANAHQEKLRAAFAEK; this is encoded by the coding sequence ATGGATACGCCCAGAAACGGTGTCCAGGGATCTGCCTTTAAGTACGGACCGGCCGTACGGATTGGAATCGCTGTCCTGGTGCTGCACACCGTAGGATGGTTGGGCTGGAAGGCGTTGAACCAGGGGGCGGAATCCAAGGAGGCGGCTGCGAATGCCCACCAAGAAAAACTGCGAGCGGCATTCGCGGAAAAGTGA
- the LOC108008277 gene encoding uncharacterized protein, giving the protein MKFLIIAVAFLACAFADVSELGGYEYQQPAPAPVETYIPPAPPAPAPAPIETYIPPAPPAPEYIPPAPVQAEEPVIEEIEQPAQDGYRYKTVRRRVFRHRN; this is encoded by the exons ATG AAATTCCTGATCATTGCCGTTGCCTTCTTGGCCTGCGCCTTCGCCGATGTTTCGGAGCTGGGTGGCTACGAGTACCAGCAGCCCGCTCCTGCCCCCGTGGAGACCTACATCCCCCCTGCACCACCAGCCCCCGCACCCGCCCCCATTGAGACCTACATTCCCCCCGCACCTCCGGCACCAGAGTACATCCCCCCCGCCCCCGTCCAGGCCGAGGAGCCCGTCATCGAGGAGATCGAGCAGCCCGCCCAGGACGGATACCGCTACAAGACCGTCCGTCGTCGCGTCTTCCGTCACCGCAACTAA
- the LOC108008819 gene encoding palmitoyltransferase ZDHHC15 — protein MCLVRENQERRKSHCCVIRWCPFFIIVAMLVWSYHVLVYQICILRVEDYVVMGLLLFFYHLLLFMFLWTWWRCICVDPVKIPDQWKISAEDVERLQRNEGVEGTARILNYAARNLPISTCSPDGLVRYCKTCWIIKPDRAHHCRTCHMCVLKMDHHCPWVVNCVHFHNFKYFIQFLLYAEFYMLYLFFVMMYEFYLICGFDVSYLKNEHTWNLVQHVVCITFNIFTLVMYCVSVFNVSRNRTTMESAHPTFFFVGGKNSHGFNLGCRTNFRELMGDKWYLWPFPIFSSCGDGLSFPLAVERLKEVRTDNQRKDDGPTRAQIVKGNVTRILGIHHTSFDRE, from the coding sequence ATGTGCCTGGTCAGGGAAAACCAGGAGAGGAGAAAAAGTCACTGTTGCGTAATCAGATGGTGTCCTTTCTTCATCATCGTGGCCATGTTGGTCTGGTCCTATCACGTCCTGGTTTACCAAATCTGCATTCTAAGAGTTGAGGACTACGTGGTCATGGGCCTCTTGCTGTTTTTCTACCACCTACTACTCTTCATGTTTCTGTGGACGTGGTGGAGGTGCATTTGCGTCGATCCAGTTAAGATTCCCGATCAGTGGAAAATATCTGCAGAGGATGTGGAGAGACTGCAGCGCAATGAGGGAGTAGAGGGTACAGCTCGAATCCTCAATTATGCCGCGAGGAACCTACCCATTTCCACCTGCAGTCCCGATGGACTGGTGAGATATTGCAAGACCTGCTGGATAATTAAGCCGGATAGAGCCCATCACTGCCGAACCTGCCACATGTGTGTCCTGAAAATGGACCACCACTGCCCCTGGGTGGTGAACTGCGTCCACTTTCACAATTTCAAGTACTTCATACAGTTCCTCCTTTACGCTGAGTTTTATATGCTGTATCTCTTCTTTGTGATGATGTATGAATTCTACCTGATCTGCGGCTTCGATGTTAGTTACCTGAAAAATGAGCACACATGGAACCTCGTTCAGCATGTGGTGTGCATTACCTTTAACATTTTTACCCTGGTCATGTACTGCGTGAGTGTGTTCAATGTATCCCGAAATCGCACCACTATGGAGTCGGCTCATCCTACCTTCTTTTTCGTTGGCGGTAAAAACTCCCATGGCTTCAATTTGGGGTGTCGTACCAATTTTCGAGAGCTTATGGGCGATAAATGGTACCTCTGGCCCTTTCCGATCTTCTCCAGTTGCGGCGATGGACTATCTTTTCCATTGGCCGTGGAACGACTGAAGGAGGTTCGTACTGATAACCAGAGGAAAGATGATGGCCCGACCAGAGCCCAGATTGTCAAAGGAAACGTAACTAGGATTCTGGGAATTCATCATACATCTTTCGACCGTGAATAA
- the LOC118876974 gene encoding uncharacterized protein — protein sequence MKFLIVAVAFLACAYADVSELSAGGYDYPQPAPPAPVKSYIPPPPPPPPPAPKNTYIPPPAAPAKAYIPPPPPPPPPAPKNTYIPPVPVAAPVETYIPPAAPAPAYIPPAPPAPAYIPPAPVQAEEPIIEEIEQPAQDGYRYKTVRRRVFRHRN from the exons ATG AAATTCCTGATCGTTGCCGTCGCCTTCCTGGCCTGCGCCTATGCCGATGTCTCTGAGCTTTCAGCCGGCGGCTACGACTATCCCCAGCCCGCTCCACCGGCGCCCGTGAAGAGCTACATTCCCCCTccgccaccaccacccccACCGGCACCCAAGAACACCTACATCCCTCCCCCGGCCGCCCCCGCCAAGGCCTACATCCCAcccccaccaccaccaccaccaccggCGCCCAAGAACACCTACATCCCCCCTGTTCCCGTGGCCGCTCCCGTGGAGACCTACATTCCCCCCGCCGCCCCAGCCCCCGCCTACATCCCCCCCGCACCTCCGGCACCCGCCTACATCCCCCCCGCCCCCGTCCAGGCCGAGGAGCCCATCATCGAGGAGATCGAGCAGCCCGCCCAGGACGGATACCGCTACAAGACCGTCCGTCGTCGCGTCTTCCGGCACCGCAACTGA
- the LOC118876973 gene encoding skin secretory protein xP2 translates to MKFLVVAVALLAVAHADVSHLSGYNYAPVSIPLPAPLPVKVAPAPVPVNTYIPPAPAAAPVHIEVTAPAPVHVEIPAPAPVPVKVAPAAPVNAYIPPAPVHVEIPAPAPVHVEIPAPAPVKVAPVAPVNTYIPPAPVSIPAPVYKAPAPISIPAPAPVHSAPVHSAHVHAAPVHSAPVHSAPVHSAPVHSAPVQSVLEEIEPVSADGYRYKTVRRVVRRRL, encoded by the exons ATG AAATTCCTGGTTGTCGCCGTTGCCCTCCTGGCCGTTGCCCACGCCGATGTGTCCCACCTGTCGGGCTACAACTACGCTCCCGTGAGCATCCCCCTCCCGGCTCCTCTGCCCGTGAAGGTGGCCCCCGCTCCCGTTCCCGTGAACACCTACATCCCCCCAGCACCCGCAGCAGCCCCCGTCCATATTGAGGTTACTGCCCCGGCACCCGTGCACGTTGAGATCCCCGCCCCAGCACCCGTTCCCGTGAAGGTCGCCCCCGCTGCCCCAGTGAACGCCTACATTCCCCCCGCACCCGTGCACGTTGAGATCCCAGCCCCCGCACCCGTGCACGTTGAGATCCCAGCCCCCGCACCTGTCAAGGTTGCCCCCGTGGCCCCCGTGAACACCTACATTCCCCCCGCACCCGTGAGCATCCCAGCCCCAGTCTACAAGGCCCCTGCTCCCATCAGCATCCCAGCTCCCGCTCCAGTGCACTCCGCCCCTGTGCACTCCGCCCATGTGCACGCCGCCCCTGTGCACTCCGCCCCTGTGCACTCCGCCCCTGTGCACTCCGCTCCTGTGCACTCCGCTCCTGTCCAGTCCGTTCTGGAGGAGATCGAGCCCGTGTCCGCCGATGGCTACCGCTACAAGACCGTCCGCCGTGTGGTCCGTCGCCGCCTGTAG